The window gcagctgcactggaAGCATGGGCCTGCTAGACAATTAAAGAACAATGACTAAATTAATTATAATTGTATCTTTGGTACAGATCATGAGCAGCTGAATAAGATGTTGAGAGGGGAGTGTGTGTCCTTGGGCTGGAAGACAGCCCCTAAGGAATGTATGTACGTGCAGATTTGGAAGACCAGTCGGGGTGTGAATGGGCATGGATGTGTGATGTCTTGTTTGGCTGCACAGTCAGATCCACTGGTGCAACCTTATAAAAGAGCTAATCAAGGAAATAAAGTCAGTTCACGTTGCATCCAATAGTGACTCATGCTTTCTCAATCCTCACATCAAAAGAAGACATTTAAGGGACATGGAAAGAATTAGACTCCAGACAGCAGTGTTTGTTAAGATCTTTGATTCCTGACTTTGGGACAGCTAACACAAGTACTTCTCCCAGACACTGGCATCATCCTAAGGTAATGCCCAGATCCACTGGGTATAGTTCAGCATTACTAGCAGCTCTTTACTTTAGAACACTGTGGTTGCTCAGCAATTAGTTCAGTTCATTCAAGCAGTTCAGCTGGGCACCAGGGCCAGAGGTATTGTCATCCATCGTACTCAAAGTGCTTCCAGCAGTTGGTAGGGAAAATGCAGTGAGcatcaggagaaaaacaaacaaggaagGCAAAAACATAAAGAACATAAAGATCTTGCTTCTAGAACATAAAGATCTTGCTTCAGGACAGACAAGGCAGAGGCACCAAAATTAAGTAGAAAGTAGCTCCTCACAACAGCCAAAACCAAGAAACAGTTCAAGGACAAAAGAAAGCAGCTATGATAGGAAACAGGGATTGATGCCAGAGCAGGCAAAAAATAGCAGTCTTTctggggaaaaggggcagaCAAACCCCAGAGTTGTTCCTAAACCACCATCCTTTCAGTGCAAGGCACTGCAGCATATCAGAAATTCTACTCTACTACAGTACATCTGCGCTGGAGCCATATCCATGCCATACTCACAGCTGGCAATAATCCCATCGGCACAcgagctgcagttcctgcactGGAAGTATTCAGACTCAGAATCAACCTGGTACTGATTCTTCTGACAGCCACAGACAGTATCTTGCTTTGGGGTGCAGGGTGTCTCTACTATCTGCTGGAGTGctgaggaaagaaaggagaaattattACTCCAGCCTCTTCCTTCACCTTCAACTGAGAGCACTGTCATGATCATAGGTATTGTTATCCCctaattttcacagaaaaaggcCAGAAAGGCCTGCAAACTGTATCTCAGACTGTTCCAATTTGGTGTCCCCAATCCATCCCCATAACTGTTTTACCCATTCAACTGCTTACTTTTCCAAGCTCCCTTGCCCACCTTGCCATCCCCTCCAGCCCTCATCTGCCCCCATTTTCCTcagatcctgcagctctggcagtgcctcACCTTTACGGCAGCGTTTGCACTGGAAGCACTTAGACATGGTGTTATCAACAGCTGTGAATGTGCCATTGGCACATGGGAGACAGACAGTTGCCTGGTCAGGCCCTTCACAGTCTTTTGCCTTGTAGGTACCTGCAAGAAAATCACTTAGCAGAGCTCTGAGGAAGGCAAATGCGTTGTCTTAGGGAGGACAGGAGTCACTGGCTCCTCAAAGAAACCCTGGAGTTGATGCCGTAAGGACCAAGTATGCTTCCCCTCACCAGTGTGAATGACACTGATAGCccataagaggaaaaaaggaataagaataaataaaagaaataagaatttaTCAGGGTAGGGATAGGTACCAAGTGAAGGGAGAGCTGATTTGCTGTAGGAAAGAGACAGTTTGAGAGTGCAGGACCAGGAAATGCCTCCCAGGTGAAAGTCACTACTACTGTATTTATTTAGTGTACCTGCATGACACCTCATGCAGCAGTGGGTCTTTCTGGGGTGTAGGTATTGTCCCAGTTGACAGTgcatctgtttcttttctctcctcaaaGGGTTAGAGGGCTCTCTTCCATCCAGACCTACACGACGGACTTGCACTCTATATGGCACTGGAGTAATTTCTACAGATTCCTTAGTCAGCACACAGACAAATATTAGAATAACCTGTAAatagagagggagggagggagggagagagaagagagaaacaaGGTGAGAAAACATTATATCCTCCTGCACACTGCAACTCTGATTTCAGCACTTAGATTTACATCATGAGTTCAGTTTACTCGGCTAATTCTGGTAATGGGACCCTCCACTGGCAAATATATGTGGGGAGATGatttacaaaaataaaccccaacaaaccaaTGCCTGCCATCTATGATATTAATATACCATTCAATGGCCTCTATGGTAAACTGGTTGTatgtaaaacaaatatttttcatgatgTGCATTTTATACATGGAATGCCTTGAAAATGCTGCAGCTTGCATAGAAGTTACACAAGagcaaagaaatgtttttattaaggAAGGCAGTAAAACTGTGCATGTAGAAACAGTTCCACAAAGAATGCATCCAGTACTTGCAGTTCCACTGAATAAATACAAAAGATGGGAAGTTTGGAATAAGATGGCAAAAGACGATCTCACTGCCTACTAAGTACAGGAAATCTTACAAAGCCAGACCTCGTAACATGGGAAAATTAGGTTTTTGATTTCTCCCCGTGTCAAATGTTCATTCTTCCTCTTAAACTGCAGCTGTTAACAATCAGCCTGTACAATTCAACACAAAAATGagcagtttcttctttttttaactctGTTAAGAtttgatttctatttttccacttGAAAATTACTGTTATCATGCCAATCTTAACAGAAAACTTAGGATTGGCATGACTGCCACATGACTGTAAGAGAGGGTGACTGTACACCCACACACATGAACCAGGGGTTACAAGCACAGCTGCACCAATAATGAAGGATGCTGTTCCCTGGACACTGTTTGCAGGACACTGTTCCCAGCACTGAAATTGAGAAATATGCTGTTTATGTAATGGCCAAAAGGTCTCCCCTCTGGTAGGAGGACAGCATAAATGACTCATCAGCAAAAGATCTTCTACCAGAAGGATGGTAATGAGATTGCAGTGTATCACAGACACAACCCCTTTGCTTCTTGGCCCAATAAAAAAACAGACCTCAGGCATGCATTTCAAACATTCAGATAGACAAAAAACatacaacaacaaaaaggttaaaaaaacccaacaaaacaaaaccaggtcAAAACCTGGTCCAAGATTTATGAAACCTGAAGTCAGCAAGTTTCTACAGCAAGGACGTATCCCATACCAACCAATGGTATGACTCCTGAAGAATATGAAAGATTTGTTGAAAAACTATTTTATGGTACCATGAAGAAGTCCAGCAGCATGATGAAGACTTGACAACTTGCATCCCTTGTCATCCTCTTTGCACACAAGTGGCCACACTGTCTGGACATCCATGTGTTGATGCTTCTGAGTATGGTACAGATGTACCAATGAACTCTGTGCATCAGATCAAGTGAATGATGAAAATCAACTAATGACTTTTGCAAATAAACACCGCCCTGCCAATATAATCTCACACAAAGTTTTGCTACACTACCTTCCCTGCAATTGTAATGTTTTCCcagcttgtttttttttgaaactgtTTTTTTGAAGATGTCCAGCAGTACAAGCACATCttcagaattcttttttttttcctttttttctttttcagttagGAGACAGAGCAAAAGCAAAGTAAACCAATAAGGGTAAACCACAGTCATGATACCAATTCTGTGGTAGCAAGCTTACCAAAAGATACATAGAATGAAATGGTTATGACAGCCCTACActgttctctttctctttcagaaTTAAAGCCTTGGGGGAGAAAGGTACACACCCAAAAGCAACTTAAAACCTCAAGAACGATGGAGTTTGCAACTCTGACAAAACTAAAACATTGTTTTTTGGAGAGCTCTGACACATTCAATAGACCAGATGCTAAAATGgtgaacaggaaaaaagagaaccACATATTTAAATAGATATCATTTCAGACTTCATTAGCTGACCACAGAATAATTGTAAGCGCTCCAACAACTCCTCAGCAGAACTAAAAATTGTTTCAGCAGCTGACATTACAAGATTTATTGCTTGCAGGAAAACAGATAGAAGATACTTCACACAGATGGTCTGACACAGAGTAACAATAAAATCATTCTGATTCTCTGGCTAGTGATTAATCCCCTGATACGAGAACATACAACTTGTGGACTTATCACTCCATAAGTCACACAAGTTAGCAATAGAAAGAAGATAAAAGCATCAAAGATTAGGccaaaaatacagagaaaattgGTCAGATACCCCTTCAAagccaaaagaaaacagaagtggttttaatttttcagattaaGTGAAAGCATGTCTGTAAGTGTCATCAAAGCAGAGTTAACATGGTACTGAACACAATTTGAAGAACAGAATGTCACAGGCCAGGAATGATTCACACCCCAATGACTCGGCCATCCAGCAAAATCATTCAcatgatggaaaaaaaacaccaaaataccTCCATCTTAAGCAGCTACCCATGCCATTCAGCAATGCACTGATTTATACCAATGAACAGCTTCATCAAATTCAGGTAATACATGAAATTAGAACAGTCTGTTCTGTTTCAGTTGGAAGGCACATAACTCATGGTATATGAACTGTAACAACCATATTACAGAACTGATGGACTACAGAACTGATCAAAACCCTCAGCAAAACCAGTCTAAGAGGATATGAACATGACCACACAGCAACCACTTGGTAGTGAAAGAGTGACCCAATGAAGAGCAAGAAGACCCCATATAATAATGCTTTTGATCCAGACTGTTGCTTGAGGGATAGGAAGTTTAGATCATAAGGGTGATATTGCCCAAAAATTTCTTTGTTGGGGATCCCTCTTTTGAGGCACCTGGCTTAAGCTACCATGTGACACAGTTGATTTGTACCAACAAATCTATCTGATGGAAATGAGAgcctgattttaaaaaattattttgcagttCTCTTCCTCTGGACACATTAAAGGAAATGTGTCAAAATCCTTAAATTGTGaggctcccagctgctcccagcactgcgGGTGAGGCCGCAGCAGCGCTGAGCACGGAGGGTGATGGATGATCCCCCTGTGCCcggctgtgctctgtgtttgatgcccccaggacacgGTTCCTGCCCTCTGGGCTATACCCTGCTGCCtctcactgagctgctgctgccccagcacccccagggccctcCCTGCAGGGCGCTCTTCAGACTCTCCTGTCACAGTTTGTACTTGTGCCCAGAAGTAATTCTGTCCCCATATTCAGGATCCAGCATCTGGACTTGCTCAATTTCATTCCAATAATCATTGCTCAATGCTCCAATTTATCTAGAATAAATACattgaacagaactggccctAGAATTGAGCCCTGAGAAACACTGCTGGTGATCAGTCGCCAGCCAGATTTAGCTCTGAAGCCTCAAGTCATTGATAAGAGTTTGCCAAGGCAAAGTTTAGAGGTCTTCTGCAAGTGAAATAAGCTGAATATCCATTGTTAGGTGTACAACACACTCCACTTGCCAGGatcaaaaaaaaccagcacCCACTAAGCAATTTCACAGAGATAATGTGTATTACCTAAGCCAAGTGGTAATTCAAACCACGTGTGATGCACACCACTGATTCATACCTACTCCGCCTTTTCAGTCAGCAGGGACTACCAGGAAAAACAGAGTCAGCAGAAACTCTGGGGTTTACTTCTGAAACTGCTGCAGGAATAACCAAAATATGGCAGAAAACTGCTTCCTTAAAACATTCCACCCCTCTGGATGACAGCTACACACTTCCTCACACACAAGGCAACCCCAGTTCCTTCCCATGCCCTCACACCAGCACTTACTGCCCAGCACTTCACCTACAAGGAAAAAGACACAGCACAAGCCTAAAAGCTCTTCTACGCAACATTTTGACAGCTGAGACAGGAGTTAGGAGCCTTTCCACAATTTTCACACTCAAATATTCTTGAATTACTGCCACCACTACAATTTACACTCTTGCTCCTTCTTCTGCCTCACTAGGCCATACACAGAGAACTGCAAGTGAGGTGATATCCCACCAGAGTAAggcaaaggaagaaaggaaggggaaaaatgaagGTGAGGAACAGAGCAAGATGCCAGAAAGACAGATGAGAGGATGGAAATAAGGGGCATTTGAGAGCAGTGTTCTCAGGACAAGGGGACATAAAGCACAGTACCTGAAACAGAGGGACTGCATAGGGAGTACAGCATGTCAGGGCTGCCCCATATTATCACCTCAGGAGGCTGGGAAATACCAAATTACTCAGCATGAACACAGGTTATTTTGCTATCTTTAATACTGTTGCTTCAATATTTCTTGAGAAAACAGTACACCATACTACTAGTTATAACTATCTGTACTGTGTTGTAAATAATTATGAATTAAGTCTTTTAGTCTCAGCATTATCATCATCAATGAAATCAGTATTTTATTCatatgaatatatttaatttgtCATCCTTAATCCTCATGGACCAAGTTGCATGAAGATTCCATTGTAATAACTCAATCAACCGCTCCTCTCAAAAAAGGCTTCCAGTTtgcaaattccatttttaaactAATTAATTATCAATTACGTGCAAATAAGAGGCATTATGAGTTATTAGAGtgtctcaaaatattttgtaacaGCAAGTTACCTTGGCTTAAGAATCCAGCATGATACACACCCCATGCACAAGTATTCTACACATAAATCATCTTTAATCATCATCATAAATCATCTGTCAGCCTTTTTAATGAGTCATAAAAATTAGTCAGCTTGGAGGCTTGGTTAAAAAACAGTACTTGCTCAGACTAATAAGCTACCAAAGAAATCAGAGTACAGGATTTACTCTTATGTTCTTTGTCTGGTTCAGCCATTTCCAAAAGCTCTTTGAGGTTTGCATTTGTTTTAGTTTGCTATACAAAGATGAAAGGGAAACCAGAACTTCTGCTTTACACATTGAGAAATGTGCATTAAAGCAGCATTTACAGGAAGCTTTCGTCATTGCTCTCTAAAAACTGGAAAGGACAAAAGAAGGCTACAAGAACTACTATTATAAATAATCCTCATTTTATGAAGATCAGATGAAAGAATGCTGTATTTCAGGCCTTGTCTAAATTCAGGAGACTAGTAATAGCTTTGATACAATGAAGAAAGGCCTTAGAAATCTTAActtaaaaacccaaagaaaactGTGTTTATCTATAGATTGTGGACTTCACATCATAAAACATCATAAAGTATATAAAGTTAGAAGGCTTTATTTCATGCTAGTAAAGATTAAGAAAATAATGGAGAAGTCAGAAGGTGATAAAAGCCATAAGAAAATTTCTTTGGAAGCTTTCCCTCCGAGGACACTGTGGTGGACACTGTGTCAGTGCCACATTCACTGACCCTCAACACCCAGCACTTGGCCTGAGTTCCACTGGGCTGCTGTACGGCCTCACATCAGAGCACTgatggagcaggagccaggggaAGGCTCAGGGGATCCTTACTTTCCATCCTGAAATGACTTTCAGCTGGGCATGAGCCCTGGGCCCCTGCCCACGCTGTGCCACAGACCTGCTCATGCCCCTTGCCAGTGACTCACTAGGTGAACTTCTAAGTCAGGTGATTGTCAAATGCTGAGTCTTACTCACTGGAACAGATATATTCCTGTTTGTTTTAATAGGAAAATGTTGTGACATTGTTTGAGATGTGCTTTCCAGTGTCAGGTTCCTAAGAGCACAACACAAGGATGTGTGTTAGCAAAGGAAGCACTCAGCTATCCAGGGATTACTGAAGAGAACACGAGGCATCTGCCCCAAATACAAACAAAGCCTCTTTGTGATGACTAAAGAAAATGGGCAAGAAGGAGCAAAGTGACAACACTGGGTTTACCACAAATAATACTGCTAATGCAGAAAATTGATTACTTAATGAAAAGGGAAAGGCATCCAGACTGACAGTCCTGGTTACTTGTGAGAACAAAAACTGCCACGTAAGTGTATCTAGCACAGACCCTAATATAAACATTTCATTTGGCTAGAAACAGTTAGTCctaaaaatagaaattgaaACTAGATTAATATGCAGTAAAAGTTTAATTAATGTTGCTGGAGAAAACAATCAGAAATGCAATCAAATGCTATGAATTATTAGGAAAGGACGTGAGAGCAAAACCAAGAATGTTGTTATGACAATATATAAAGGATTGAATCTTGACTGTAGTTCTGGTCTTAAGAATACAAATTAACTTAGATATAatacaaaaaaagtaaaaagggcCATCATTGGTACAGACTGACTGCAGGCTCAAAGCCATGAATGCCAAAGAGAAAATGAACTGGGATGAGTGTTCTCTGTCTCCTCCAATACAAGAACTAAGAGGCATCACATAAgacaagcagcagagaggttCAAAGCAAACACAGGGAGGTACTTTTACAGCCAACATGTAGCTGATGTGTGGGCCTCCATGCGAGAGTGCTGGCTCTGCCAGAAACCTGTCCTGATTCCAAAATTTATCACCACACccacaggagaagggaaaaaaacagccaCAGTCAAGGATGCAAAATATGAAGACGCCATTTCAGCTTGGAAATTCCTACAGTCCCAGCCCCCTGGAAGCCAGGAAAgtattcttatttttcattgctGTACACTTGCCCTGCTCCAAATCCCTTGGCAGACACCTGTGACTGGTCACTACTGGAAACAGGCTGGTGGCCCAACAGTTCTTTCTTACAATGCGCTTGGTGGCctggttttcaatttttatatAATGTAGCTTCTAACTTCAAAATGGCAGTTTCTCCCtttactttgaaaataaatcagtgcCAGAAGTACCCTTATGgctattttgtcttttttcttcataaaacagaattttctttaataaatgaaacttcaattatattttttttttcttttaatgagaCAGAAAACACCCTGGCCTCAGTGAAGACAGATGCGATTCTGTCCACTGTAAAAGTTAGGAGTACATAGGGAAAACACAGAGCACCTGAAAATGAATTTAAGGACAGGCAGAAAGAGTGAATGCATGGAAACAGGCTACAGGAAATTTTGAAGAATCACAGGAAACATACAAGAATCAGAAGAGTAGAAGGGAGGTATCAGGGGACCAAGAAAGGCCATGAGGGCAAACAGGATGATATGCAATGTAAATGACAGTGGATGGGCATGCAACAGAGTGAGAGTGAGACCTGTAactctggggagaaaaaaaagagaatatgaTTTAATTAAGATAAACGTTATCTGTAGGGAGTAGAGGGCTATTGCCAACTTGAAATGGCATGCAAATAGGAAGGGAGAAACATGTTCAAAAAGAAATCCCACTGAAAGATACTTCTTCCAGTGCCTTATTTAACTGAAGATAATATAATGATTTTGGGGAATCCAACagatctttctctttttgccaACTGAATGAATAATATCACATATAGTACCAATTTGCACCAAAACATGTGCACCTCTATTCTTAAGCCAGAAATGCACTTTTCAGGTTTGCTATCTGCTTTGAAATCTGTCCATAAGTCAACATAAGTCCGTAAGTTTATGTGTTCTACCAAGGTCCCAAGATGGTAAGTGATGCACAGCTAGAGTCAAGGTATTCCTTCTCTCCAGTTTTAGCTGTGTTGTCCTGCCACTGCTAGCTTTAAGCCTACTACCAACTTCCCAAACCTTTCAAGCAGTAAAAACCCTGCAAGACCAAATCCAAACCCTTCTGGAAGGTAACTTTGCCCATATTGCAACTTTCTGACCACAAATTAACAACTAAGCCAACATTACAAGTCCGGTGCAGCCAAGTGCAAGcatgcatttaaataaatacctgCAGGATGCTCAGGTATTTAAGGAGAAACAGTTTGACCCCGTAACCACTACAGCAGAATTTATAGCCATGTCATGACGCCGAGTGACACCACTCCACTGTCCCAGCTTTAGCACACATCTGCTGATACTCGATAGCCATTCACGTCTACTCATCAGGCAATCAGGCTACTCATAAAACTCTCCGAtatcttttaaaactttttcgCCCGCAAAATCACAGCTTACGAAGGCAGCTTACGAAGCCCGGGCAGGCTAAAGAAGATCTATCGGCTGAAGAGCTGAACTTGCTCTTATACAAATCCCGTGGTTTGGGGCGTAGCTACAACCCTCTAATCTTTGTTCAGGCGCCCGCAGAGTGGCATTTGTGTGCGCCCGGCTGCGCAGCAAAGCGGGGGCGGCTCATCGCCGGTCCCCGCACAGCGGCGGAGGGAGCGGAGCAGCTCCGATCCCGGCCCGGCGCTCGGTGTCCCGGCTCGGGCGGCTCCGATCCCGGCCCGGCGCTCGGTGTCCCGGAGCGGAGCGGCTCCGATCCCAGCCCGGCTGGTCGGTGTCCCGGCTCGGGCGGCTCCGATCCCGGCCCGGCTGGTCGGTGTCCCGGCTCGGGCGGCTCCGATCCCGGCCCGGCGCTCCGTGTCCCGGCGAGCTCCGCCGCCCGGACCCCCCGCGCGTTAACGGCCGCGCCGCGGGCTTCGGGGAATCCGCCGCCGTTCCTGTAAGCCCAGACGCCTTCTCCCTGAGTCAGGGATAAATCCCGGGAACGGCGCCAGAGAACTCGGTGCCCAGCGGAGGAGGGGAGGCGGCGATCCCGGCGGTGCCGCTGCCCCGCGGGCACCCGGCGGATGGCGCGGCTGCGCTCCCGGTCCCGCTACCGCCGCTCCTGCCGCTCTAGCGCCGGCACCAGCCTCCCCCGCGACGACGACCGCCCGCCTCGCCCAGCCGCAGACTCCCCGAGCCTTCTCCCGCCGCCGGCCGCCCCGCCAtggggctgcccagaggagAGCCCCAGCACCCCGGAGAGGGCGAGCAGAAAGCGGGCTGGGCGCAGAGCGGCAGCGATCGGGAGCCCGACGGCGGCCGGGAGGGTGGAAGAGAGCCCGGGCCCGAAGGCTCGACGGCGGACACCGCTCAGCGGACCCGCGGCGAGCTGCAGATCGCCGGGACCGGAGGAGTCGCCGGGCGAGGCGGTGTCCCGCCGGCGCTCGGCCCCGCTGCGTCGGGAGGGGCGAAGCCCCCGCCGTGCCTTACCGTCCCCAGCGAGgagcggggcagcgccgggccgCGCATGGCTCCGCGGGCCGCTACATCCCCGAGGCAGGGTGCCCTGCGCGCAGAGAAAGCCGGCCCAGCCGTACCCAGCGCCGGCCGGAGCAGCGCGCAGGCTGACTACCCCGTCTCCAACTTCCTGGCAGCGGCAGCAGGAAAGAGAGCGGCGGGCGGGAGGCGGCCCGGAGTCCCGGCgagccccgcccgcccgccgccgggcCAGGACCGGCGTCGGCAATGTTCCCTAGAAACCCCGATGGACGAGCTGAAGGAAAGCGACGGATGGGGCATCGAGTGGCTAAAGCTGCTAGAAAACACAAGGGAAAGGAGTCAGAGGAGGTCTGCTGAAATCTTAAAGTTCTTGACGCAGGCGTGTTTCACTCTTCAGCTGTACTTTCCACGTGAAAATTTACCGTGTACTTAGAAGACTTTTTGCATCTTAACTGccttaattttaaagaaaggcaTTGTGCAGCCACGATCAGCATTTTTAGAGTCTATATGACCATCCTGCAGTTTTCAATCTAAAACACACCTTCTCTTGCATGCTCCAATGAACCAACTGTACAGATAGTGCAAATATAAGCAAAACCCATATGATattctgtgtaagccctgcttCATTTAATATATCCTCTTAGCatgtttgaaaaacaaaaatacaccTAGGAATGAGTGGCTAAATGATAAAGAACCCCCCTTGATTTGTTGCCCATTAAGACTTCCCCTTGCTTTCTGGAATTGTCTCTATACTCCAGTAAAAGACATTAGATCAAGTTACTAAACATTGTTTTGGAAGAATTTGCCCATTTCAGTACAAAATGGGTACAATTCACTCCATGGACTGCCTGAATTACTGCGGAGAAATCCAAACCCCTCCTCAGACTGATCCTACAATGGAGTTGCTTATCTGCTGTGTGGAAGCCAACGACAGCACGTGCACAGGAGAAAACAAGGAGGGCACTTTTCCACACTTTGGCTTGGAACAGCTGTGACTTCCCAGCTGCAAGTctcaggagggaaggaaataGCAGAATAACCTGTTATCAGATTGCAGCCATCTCTAGGGATAGAggtggaaaagattttttcctgttcttttcctAGCCTCGAATGAGGACAATACAAAATTAGCCCCTAAAGGGAAAATTCTGGCACGCATTCTGTGAAGAAGGAAATCATGGTTTTAATTAATAATGCTGTTTCAGGTTTAGCACTTGCTGGCATGAGTGGATGAGACACATCCTTCAATCTTCCTGAAGCTTCAGccttcaaaaaaataaaaaaggcaaaaaccagCTTCACTTCTCTAGAACTACATAAATGTCAGAAAAACCCCTGTGAATCTTCACATTTGACTCCTCCCAAGTTCGGGGAGGGACGTCTCACTGCACGTTTGACATTTACACCAATGTCAAATACATCACTGCACTTCCCAGCTTTCACCAGAACTCCGGGTCCAggcctccctccatccctgccacctccctgcagcctgccaggTCTCCAGCGCTTCCTGAGGTCCTGTGGCTACGGGCCAAGGCCCAGAGGGACTGAGCCCACCCTCCTGTCACAAACCAGCGGCTTGCAGCTCGTCTGACAGCCCAGTTGCTTCACACCCAGCCTGCAAAGCTGTGTTGGGCTTGCACAATCAGGTTCTGGTAGCAGGGGGACgacaggggtggcttctgtgaggagctgccagaaACTTCTGCGGTGTctggcagagccacagccagctGGCGCCGAGGTGGATGCACTGCCGGTCAAGGCCGAGCCCGTGAGAAATGGTGGCAACGCCTCCGTGATAACCTAtttaagaaggaagaaaaagttaCTGCGGTGATGTAATTGTggctggagaagagcagagtgagaacatgtgagaggAACAACCTCGCAGACACCGAGGTCAGTGGAGATGGAGGGGGTGAAGGTGCTCTGGGCAtgagagctgagattcccctgcagtcATGATGAAGATGTGGTGAGGCAGGTTATcgtcctgcagcccatggaggcccatggggatgcagagatccacttGTAACCCACGGAGGagccccatgctggagcaggtggatgcctgaaAGAAGGCTTTGACTCCGTgggaagcctgtgctggagcaggctcctgccAGGGACCTGCAGCGCCCTGGAAAGAGAAGCCCACGCTGGAGCAGGTTCCCTGGTGGGACTTGTGATCCTGTGGGGGACTCAcgctggagcaggctgctcctGAAGGAGTGTACCCCGTGGAAGAGTGGGTCATGTCGCGtcggagcagctctgctgtccgTGGTAAAGGTTCACATTGGCGAAGTGCGTGAGAGGGACGTGCCGGACGAGCAGGGGAAGGATCCCTCTATCTCCCTGAGCAGCGGCAGGAACGACGCGTGACGAACTGACCCTAACCTCCATTCGCTCTCTCCCTGCGCCGCTGAGGGGCGGGAGGGGCAAGGTGTT is drawn from Zonotrichia leucophrys gambelii isolate GWCS_2022_RI chromosome 1, RI_Zleu_2.0, whole genome shotgun sequence and contains these coding sequences:
- the TNFRSF1A gene encoding tumor necrosis factor receptor superfamily member 1A isoform X1, which translates into the protein MTHSSTGYTPSGAACSSVITEALPPFLTGSALTGSASTSAPAGCGSARHRRSFWQLLTEATPVVPLLPEPDCASPTQLCRLGVKQLGCQTSCKPLVILIFVCVLTKESVEITPVPYRVQVRRVGLDGREPSNPLRREKKQMHCQLGQYLHPRKTHCCMRCHAGTYKAKDCEGPDQATVCLPCANGTFTAVDNTMSKCFQCKRCRKALQQIVETPCTPKQDTVCGCQKNQYQVDSESEYFQCRNCSSCADGIIASCSKNKDAICRCKPQFFLSRSNICKPCNSCTGEDCLLCPSPVTTSPTSSGLNGNLVLGTLVAIFGVIFVLCIACKVGKLVQKRKTGPFFSCVSLPLTTKEPVSEVEEKNEISTLCPESQKEKELPLNETQTSAPLPQSSPDCVRSARKTQLPDTPAVLYAVVDHVPPSRWKEFVRRLGLSDCDLERIELEHRRLRDAQYEMLRLWRLQMGRAATVEHISRVLNHMELSGCSEAVQEALLNQNSPQPCSLRNHL